One genomic region from Ptychodera flava strain L36383 chromosome 5, AS_Pfla_20210202, whole genome shotgun sequence encodes:
- the LOC139133684 gene encoding small ribosomal subunit protein eS21-like, translating into MQNEAGECVDMYIPRKCCASNRIIAAKDHASIQINVAEVDETTGRYNGTFKTYALCGAIRKMGESDDCINRLAKKDGVIAQNF; encoded by the exons ATGCAGAACGAAGCTGGTGAATGCGTTGATATGTACATCCCAAGAAAATG CTGTGCTAGCAACAGAATAATTGCAGCAAAGGACCATGCTTCCATTCAAATAAATGTTGCAGAG GTTGACGAAACCACTGGCAGGTACAATGGCACATTCAAAACATATGCCCTCTGTGGTGCCATCAGAAAGATG GGTGAATCTGATGATTGTATAAATCGCTTGGCAAAGAAAGATGGCGTCATAGCACA gAATTTTTAA